A single genomic interval of Gallus gallus isolate bGalGal1 chromosome 10, bGalGal1.mat.broiler.GRCg7b, whole genome shotgun sequence harbors:
- the LOC124417111 gene encoding uncharacterized protein LOC124417111, with product MGSLNKAAQTQLPQLVSIGEVLSNGQADFRVIPARSRLLKARTYPSTAVTQSSVLAVISRTKNTGTKDPQRNGARSRLSERTAAGHSREEEDDEEVRAAPIRREPPRGEGKEPPLAHGQRCAAPQIEV from the exons atggggtctctgAACAAGGCTGcccaaacccagctccctcagctggtctccataggagaggtgctcagTAATGGACAAGCTGACTTCCGTGTCATTCCTGCACGGTCGCGGCTTTTAAAGGCACGTACGTACCCATCCACAGCTGTTACACAGAGTTCTGTGCTTGCTGTCATTTCACGCACCAAGAACACCGGAACCAAAGACCCACAGCGGAACGGGGCGCGTTCCCGACTCAGCGAACGGACCGCAGCGGGTCACAGCCGAGAAGAGGAGGACGACGAGGAGGTCAGAGCAGCGCCGATCCGTCGGGAACCGCCCCgcggggaagggaaggagcctCCGTTGGCACACGGGCAGCGCTGCGCTGCCCCGCAG ATTGAAGTCTGA